The sequence GTCGAACGACTCGACCGGCGAGCCGTCGAGGTCGAGCGTCTCGGCCGTCGTCGTGTCGACGGCGACAGAGACATCTTCCTCGCGGAGTCGCCGCCGCAACTCGGCGGCGAGAAATGCCGCACGACTGTTGTCCCGCTGTGCAACGATCCCGACGTACATACGTCGCTCTTGCAGTCGGGGAAAAAAAGCCCACCGGACGGACAACATTCATGGGACAGGGCACCGGAGTTTGCACCGATGGCGCAGCGAGCGGAGCCAGGGTCGGCGATGATCACTGCGGCCGGATCGGACGGCCGTCGATGAGCGACGACGACGAGGACTGGTTCGAACGGGCGCTCAGGGAGGCCGAGAGCGACGAGCAGGGCGCGGCGGAAGCGGACGAGACGGAAAGCGAGGGCGAAACGAGCGAAGGCGAGGGGGAAGAAGCGCCCGAAGGCGAGGGGGAAACGGAGCGCGAATCGGCCGAGACGCCACCCGAACCGTCGTCGGACGAAACCCCGCTATCGCCCGAGGAGGGTGACGAATCACCGTTCGACGAGGACTTCGCCAGCGCCTTCGACAACGCGCCCGAACCGGAGGGGGGGTTCGGCGGCGGTCCGGGATCGGGCCCCGAGTCGGGCGGCAGTCCGGGGACGGAACCCGGGACCGGCGAATTCGGCGGCGAAGAGCCGGCGGCCGAGTTCGGCGGAGGACCGCCTGCCGAGGAGTCGTTCGACGAGGAGTCGTTCGAATCCGAGATCGATCGGGTCGACATCGGCATCGACGGCCTAGACGACATGATCCTCGGCGGGGTACCGAAGCGGTCGCTCATCTCGGTCATCGGCTCCGCCGGAACCGGGAAGACCACGTTCGGCCTCCAGTTTCTCGATCAGGCGCTCCGGAACGGGGACCGCGGCGTCTATCTCACGCT comes from Haloplanus sp. XH21 and encodes:
- a CDS encoding KaiC domain-containing protein — translated: MSDDDEDWFERALREAESDEQGAAEADETESEGETSEGEGEEAPEGEGETERESAETPPEPSSDETPLSPEEGDESPFDEDFASAFDNAPEPEGGFGGGPGSGPESGGSPGTEPGTGEFGGEEPAAEFGGGPPAEESFDEESFESEIDRVDIGIDGLDDMILGGVPKRSLISVIGSAGTGKTTFGLQFLDQALRNGDRGVYLTLEESTDRIFDTAKEKGWPFERYAEEGRLAIVHLDPIEMANSLTSIRSDMPELIDEFDADRLVLDSVSLLEMMYDRPSERRSEVYQFSRSLKESGVTTLVTSEASGDNPYSSRYGIIEYLADAVFVLQYVRPSDFQETRLAVEIQKIRDANHSRETKPYEITNEGLNVYRQANIF